The window ATATCGCTATACAAAGGCCATGAAATTATAGAAAAAAACATACCCGAAGACCAAGCCGTTGAAAAATTAATCGCCCTCATCAAACGATATGGCGCATGGATAGACCCTCCCGAATAAAATTAACTACCTTATATACTGTAAGTTGTGTTTCTTTATTTGGGAGAAAATTCGCTGAGTAATTCCTTTGCATTAGCTATGGCTGCGTTGGAAGGCGGATTTCCGCTCAACATAACAGCAATTTCTCGAACCCGCTCTTCTTCTTTTAGCTTACAAATATGTGAACGAGTGCTGGTTTCATCGCTCGTTTTGTATAAAAAATAATGATTAAGCCCTCGTGATGCTACCTGCGGTAGATGAGTGATACAAATAACCTGAGAATATCGCGCTAATTTTTCCATAACTAACCCTACCTGAAGCGCAACAGACCCGCTAATACCGGTATCTATCTCATCAAAAACTAAGCATGGAAACTGCATCTTTTGGGCTAAAGCAGTTTTGATGGCTAATAAAATTCGAGATATTTCACCGCCGGAAGCTACAGATTCTAAGCTCGCCGGCAAAACACCAACGTTTGTACTAACCATAAAAGAACAAGTATTTATGCCATTTGACTGAAAAAATGTAGTATTGTTCCCTATTGATAATGAATATTTTGAATGATTGATACGTTCTACCACAATACTAAATTGAGCATTAGGCAACCCAAGTTCCGGTAGTATTTGATTGATTGTGTAACCCAGATGTTCTGCTGTCTGGCTGCGTTTTTTCTCTAAAAGATAGCATTTTTCAAGAAATTTTTCGCCTATTTGGGCTAACTCTTTCTCTGTTTGCTCAATTTTTTCGGAAATAGATTCTATTTGAGAGAGTTCTTGCCGGCTGTTTGATAGAATCTGTATTAGCTCTGCTGTTTTTTTGGTAGCGTACTTTAGTTTTAGTCGCTGATAGGTTTCTATTCTTTGGTTAATGTATAGAAGCCGCTGTGGGTCGGTTTCTATTTCATCGCATTTTGATTGTAATTGATACGTAACATCCTCTAACTGAACGAGTAAATTTTCTAATATCTCTGCTGAATCTTTAAAAGAGGAATCAATCGTAGTAAGTTTTTGGATGGCTTTTATGTGTTTGGAAAGCAAGGTCTGGATGGATGTTTCGCTTTCATAAAAGTCAAAAACTGCTGATTTTAAACTTGTTGTTAAGAGTTCGGAATTTTCTAAACGTTGCAAAGCGGTATCTAATTCAACTTCTTCGGATGCCGAGAGTTTTGCGGCATTAAGCTCCTCTACCAGATGAGAGAGGTAATCTTTTTTTCGTATTCCTTCTTGCTCTGTTAGTTTTAGCTGGGTAAGTTCTTGTTGTTTTTGGTTAAAAGTATAGAAATAACTTTTCAATTCTTTTATATCTGTCTGGTTTTCAGAGAATTGGTCAAGTAAGAGAAGTTGTTCGCTTGGGGAAAGTATTTTTAAGTTTTCGTGTTGGCGATGAAAATCAATTAGAAAGGCAGAGAAGTTTTTGAGGGCTTGCAGGGTGATAGGGGAGTCTTCTAAGAAAGCTCGACTTTTTCCGTTGGGTAATATTTCTCGGCGAATGATGACTTCTGGACTGTTTTCTATGCTTATTTCTATTTCGGGGGCGTTTTCGGCAAGCCAATCTTTAATAAACTCATTTTGGGGGAGGTTGAAAGTTGCTTCAATCCAGCATTTTTGGGTTGGATCCCTTAATATCGAGGCTGATTCTACTCGACTTCCTAATGCTAATCCCAATGCTTCCATCAAGATAGACTTTCCTGAACCTGTTTCTCCCGTCAAAATATTCAGGCCGGCTTCAAACCGTATATCAACAGATTCTAACAACGCAAAGTTGCTTATAACCAAACGACTAAGCATAAAATCTTTTAATTAGCCGGTAAGCCTAAGTCTTGGCAGGTGAAAAGCACGTAATCATTGTCTAATAGAGTTCCCACAATGCTCAACATAATTTGCTTTCCATATTTATCATAAACGACTCCCCAACCTTTCCAAATTCCCAATGAGCGTACATTGCTAACAGCTTGTCCAAATCCGCCACCTTCACTTTTTATGAACGAACATGGCTTACCAATAAGTTCCGTCTTATGAAAATTAAGTATCTCAAGCAAACTATCATTTAGAAAAGAAATTTGGTTTCGCATATTGACTTCCAATACTAAGTTTGAACGAACCATTCCGGCAAAGATTTTATCCGACTTTTCATGGGATTTTCGTAAATCATTCATAATCAGGATTAAGGAATCTATACTTCCTTTAAATGATTCTTCATTTATAGAAGCATCTTCTAAGGCTTGATTTAGTAAGTGGTTGATTTCCATTAGGTTTGTTACATCAGTCATTTGGCCAATAAACTGAATCAATTCACTTTCTTCGTTTAGTATGGGATATATGGACACTCTTGCCCAGAAATATCCATCTACAATGGGGACTTCTAAGTCTCCTGACCATGCTTCACCAGAGTTTAATGTTGAGACTATGGCGTTAAAATCAGTTGGTTTGAATAGAGAAATAAAGGACTTTCCGATGCAATGAGAAACATCTGCGGGCAAAATAGCGGATAGAAAAGGGGAAATATAGGTGATTTCCCCGGAAGTTGAAAAGTCAAAACGCAGTTCTCCGGGATATTGAGGAGTTGC of the Bacteroidia bacterium genome contains:
- the recN gene encoding DNA repair protein RecN — translated: MLSRLVISNFALLESVDIRFEAGLNILTGETGSGKSILMEALGLALGSRVESASILRDPTQKCWIEATFNLPQNEFIKDWLAENAPEIEISIENSPEVIIRREILPNGKSRAFLEDSPITLQALKNFSAFLIDFHRQHENLKILSPSEQLLLLDQFSENQTDIKELKSYFYTFNQKQQELTQLKLTEQEGIRKKDYLSHLVEELNAAKLSASEEVELDTALQRLENSELLTTSLKSAVFDFYESETSIQTLLSKHIKAIQKLTTIDSSFKDSAEILENLLVQLEDVTYQLQSKCDEIETDPQRLLYINQRIETYQRLKLKYATKKTAELIQILSNSRQELSQIESISEKIEQTEKELAQIGEKFLEKCYLLEKKRSQTAEHLGYTINQILPELGLPNAQFSIVVERINHSKYSLSIGNNTTFFQSNGINTCSFMVSTNVGVLPASLESVASGGEISRILLAIKTALAQKMQFPCLVFDEIDTGISGSVALQVGLVMEKLARYSQVICITHLPQVASRGLNHYFLYKTSDETSTRSHICKLKEEERVREIAVMLSGNPPSNAAIANAKELLSEFSPK